The Ciona intestinalis chromosome 11, KH, whole genome shotgun sequence genome has a segment encoding these proteins:
- the LOC100186394 gene encoding integrator complex subunit 13-like — translation MSSFNLDHKTVFVLDHGPTLTESSKQNVDFDIFSKARPQGVVPLAPVSKSLWTCCMEALCEYSRVVWDIFPGEKFLRYVVSDSTSTFLNSWKHEEQSMSHLMTKLAGIGPPLKSSDCSVILGLVSAVAALCEATEIQQQTITEHPGHIIENSGRIVCITQLKNDSHRRSLEECVAEAMKQHNKLSESSGILKISSIELVLVHVKSFGSDCEVTELRHVLPNHPSVTTEVHDVKATRHGIAIGNRMLNLLQKHYNLSVTSITGIPMKEEQHANSSANYDVLLMHERLTGTMNRAKIDVSDNELTSSMSLKWCTPKINVNELYHCTGAARISPVDVNSRPSLCLTNFLLNGRSVLLDHWQKSGEAGGGSVSSGSKNTHMISCCGSDIFLHALDVYRVPFEDPPSISDGPGGRVTDYRINDFTELAKKAELLPIGHRLKSVGNEPINLSMKLLDRMSKQWPLVFSKTIVYNMKQAEPLLQIITKEIISDDEVVNCQRVIYHLISMEKDGTALPVSGSTTRGPNKHKREEQYKSMWNELEGLLRLHSTISANHKQVLDCLLKCTGKESENGNEEKPQAKFRVSTKEEVFESPESPPPVKKMKNESEMAIRPSKGAQSILSMWQNHMDNQNSQFHVEFCGRLTSDSNKARLYPDIEDEVSQVQAASSQDKNDRSGMRRGGGSGGHRFGSFHRGSRQDQGKSGRSTPTSHMKQKAMKKMNKPYSPKT, via the exons ATGTCTTCTTTTAATCTTGACCATAAGACAGTTTTCGTGTTGGACCACGGACCTACATTAACAGAATCGTCGAAGCAAAATGTGGATTTTGACATATTTTCAAAAGCACGACCACAG GGTGTTGTTCCATTAGCGCCAGTGTCGAAATCCTTATGGACATGTTGTATGGAAGCATTGTGtgaatacagtagggtggttTGGGATATTTTTCCTGGGGAGAAATTTCTACGATATGTGGTCAGCGATTCAACGTCAACTTTTCTTAACTCGTGGAAACATGAAGAGCAAAGTATGAGCCAT TTGATGACAAAATTGGCTGGGATTGGTCCACCACTGAAGAGTTCCGATTGCAGCGTTATTCTTGGCCTTGTATCAGCTGTAGCAGCTCTATGTGAAGCAACTGAAATCCAGCAGCAAACGATTACAGAACACCCGGGACATATCATTGAAAATAGTGGGAGGATTGTCTGCATAACGCAGCTGAAAAA tgACAGCCATAGAAGATCATTGGAGGAATGCGTGGCTGAAGCAATGAAGCAACATAACAAGTTGTCCGAATCATCTGG TATTCTCAAAATTTCATCAATTGAGCTCGTACTCGTGCATGTGAAGTCTTTTGGTTCTGATTGTGAGGTCACAGAGCTGCGTCATGTTCTCCCAAACCACCCAAGCGTAACGACCGAGGTTCATGACGTGAAAGCAACACGACACGGGATCGCGATTGGGAATCGAATGCTTAACTTGCTGCAGAAACATTACAATTTATCCGTAACAAGCATAACAGGGATACCTATGAAG GAAGAACAACACGCAAACAGCTCAGCCAACTACGATGTGCTTCTAATGCATGAGAGACTGACCGGTACCATGAATCGGGCAAAGATTGACGTTTCCGACAACGAACTTACATCTTCTATGTCGTTGAAGTGGTGCACACCAAAGATTAATGTTAATG AGTTATACCATTGTACTGGAGCTGCAAGGATAAGTCCTGTAGATGTAAACAGTAGACCTTCCCTTTGTTTGACAAACTTCTTATTAAATG GGCGGTCGGTCCTTCTTGATCATTGGCAGAAAAGTGGGGAGGCTGGTGGTGGATCGGTGTCAAGTGGGTCAAAGAACACACACATGATATCATGCTGTGGTTCAGATATATTCCTCCATGCATTAGATGTATACAGAGTCCCATTCGAAGACCCTCCTTCCATTTCTGATGGTCCTGGTGGGAGAGTGACCGATTACCGAATTAAT GATTTCACTGAGCTTGCAAAGAAAGCTGAACTTCTGCCTATTGGACACAGATTAAAGTCAGTAGGAAATGAACCGATCAATTTATCGATGAAACTACTTGATAGAATGTCCAAGCAGTGGCCGCTTGTTTTCTCAAAAactattgtatataatatgaaGCAAGCAGAACCCCTGttacaaattataacaaaG gAAATTATAAGCGATGATGAAGTGGTAAATTGCCAACGAGTTATTTATCATTTGATTTCGATGGAGAAAGATGGAACAGCGCTCCCGGTGTCAGGTTCAACGACTCGGGGaccaaataaacacaaacG TGAGGAGCAATACAAATCGATGTGGAATGAGTTAGAAGGCCTGCTACGTTTGCATTCAACTATTTCTGCCAATCATAAGCAAGTGTTGGACTGTTTGTTGAAATGCACGGGGAAGGAATCAGAAAATGGGAACGAGGAGAAACCACAAGCAAAGTTTAG GGTATCGACAAAAGAAGAAGTATTTGAATCACCAGAGTCGCCCCCTCCAgttaaaaagatgaaaaatgaATCAGAAATGGCCATTCGGCCTTCTAAAG GTGCGCAGTCTATTCTTAGCATGTGGCAGAACCACATGGATAACCAGAACTCCCAGTTTCATGTCGAGTTTTGTGGAAGACTGACATCAGACAGCAATAAAGCAAGATTGTATCCAGATATTGAAGATGAAGTAAGCCAGGTACAGGCAGCTTCATCACAAGATAAGAATGATCGAAGTGGAATGAG GCGTGGCGGTGGTAGTGGTGGACACAGATTTGGATCTTTTCATCGTGGATCAAGACAAGATCAAGGGAAGAGTGGAAGGTCTACTCCAACATCTcatatgaaacagaaagcCATGAAAAAGATGAACAAACCATATTCTCCAAAGACCTGA
- the LOC100181639 gene encoding piwi-like protein 2, with product MDKFNLPSVGRGRGLSVLKLLQEKSDSEAKSEECGSTTTLAAGDNTGVDSAVSKLSLTSSLGRGQTVGLIGRGQALSPPFQLQGAAGRGQMSFLSKGRGSALLQELGIGKSAEALKPCESLPVVLREKTPEVELKKQKTLTTQPQSIAQPSITSQDITKVDEVVKYHGQSGRRNDIRVNCVRVKCINLAVYQYHVSFEPVVDSRNMRFMLLNQHREVIGNTKAFDGTILYLPMKLELNELRLKSKRVTDEADIVVLIRFTKAIDPASSQLIPFYNTVLKRCMRLLDMCPVGRNYYDPTSPKTIEKLQLILWPGYVTAIKKFEDGLMLNIDVSHKVLRQDTAKHVMVEAYKRSPNQYRDACVKELVGAIVLTRYNNKNYRVDDIAWDMTPSSSFTNSKGDKLTFVEYYKVQYKIEITDLKQPMLVHRPKKQTQRDFKRNEGEDYCICLVPELCYLTGLSDKLRSDFRAMREIRDNTSFDPTRRNACLEEFLKRVNMNTNAKNELLRWGLELDMKTCSTFSRSLPSEKIMVGRNQVFSCGPDADFGREVTRSPVITPIPINNWLLVFVKRDSNKAENFFQKMMECTRKLGIDLSKPRFLQLNDDRTTSYKDAISQSLNPSTQLVVCIFPTSRDDRYNAIKKLCCVDMPVPSQVIISRTLPDDAKMGKFRSVTMKIALQINCKLGGELWTVDIPLKGLMVCGIDVYHDPLKRGKSVAAFIASSNRLMSTWFSKAIIQQPHQELIDSLKQCFVNALKNYYELNHALPERIVIFRDGVGDGQLNIVAEHEVVQLQSCFEMFSKVKGDKYNPMLTVVVVSKRINTKYFSLDSKGLSNPCPGSVLDHTVTRPNWPDYFLVSQHVRQGTVSPTHYIVVSGHEHLKPDHMQRLSYKLTHMYYNWPGTVRVPAPCQYAHKLAYLVGQSLGQHPAPQLCNKLFYL from the coding sequence ATGGATAAGTTTAACTTACCAAGCGTTGGAAGAGGCCGCGGgctttcagttttaaaattacttcaAGAAAAATCTGATTCTGAAGCTAAATCTGAAGAATGTGGTTCCACCACCACACTTGCTGCAGGGGATAACACAGGGGTTGATTCTGCCGTGTCAAAACTAAGTCTGACAAGCTCACTAGGCCGAGGTCAAACTGTTGGGTTGATAGGTCGTGGGCAAGCTTTGTCGCCCCCATTTCAACTGCAAGGTGCTGCTGGTCGTGGACAAATGTCATTTTTGTCAAAAGGACGAGGCTCTGCTTTACTTCAGGAGCTTGGTATTGGTAAATCAGCAGAAGCTCTAAAACCTTGTGAAAGTCTGCCCGTTGTATTGAGAGAAAAGACACCAGAAGTTGAACTTAAAAAGCAGAAAACTTTAACCACTCAACCACAATCAATTGCTCAACCATCAATAACATCACAGGATATCACTAAGGTGGATGAGGTTGTTAAATACCATGGTCAAAGTGGTCGACGAAACGATATACGAGTTAACTGTGTTCGTGTGAAATGCATTAACCTTGCTGTATATCAATACCATGTCTCCTTTGAACCAGTGGTTGACAGCAGAAACATGAGGTTTATGTTGTTAAACCAGCATCGAGAAGTTATAGGAAACACAAAAGCCTTTGACGGGACCATCCTCTATTTACCAATGAAGCTTGAGCTTAATGAACTTCGTCTGAAATCTAAGCGTGTCACAGATGAAGCAGATATCGTTGTGTTGATCAGGTTCACAAAAGCAATTGATCCTGCCTCTTCCCAGCTGATACCtttttataacacagtatTGAAACGGTGTATGAGACTCCTTGATATGTGCCCCGTTGGCCGAAACTATTATGACCCTACATCTCCAAAAACCATTGAAAAGCTGCAACTGATTTTGTGGCCTGGGTATGTCACTGCTATCAAGAAATTTGAGGATGGTTTGATGTTAAATATTGATGTATCGCATAAGGTTCTGCGTCAGGATACGGCCAAACATGTAATGGTTGAAGCCTACAAAAGATCCCCAAACCAATATCGTGATGCTTGTGTAAAGGAGTTAGTTGGAGCGATTGTGCTTACGCGgtacaacaataaaaactacCGTGTTGATGATATAGCGTGGGACATGACACCCTCAAGCTCTTTTACCAATTCAAAAGGTGACAAGCTCACTTTTGTTGAATACTACAAAGTTCAATACAAAATAGAAATCACTGACTTGAAGCAACCAATGTTGGTACATCGACCTAAAAAGCAAACGCAGCGAGATTTCAAGAGAAATGAAGGGGAAGATTATTGCATTTGTTTGGTCCCTGAGTTGTGCTACCTTACTGGATTATCCGATAAGCTGAGATCTGATTTCCGAGCGATGCGAGAGATACGTGACAACACATCCTTTGATCCAACCCGACGAAATGCTTGTCTGGAGGAGTTTCTTAAGCGAGTTAACATGAACACCAATGCAAAGAACGAACTACTCAGATGGGGTCTTGAACTCGACATGAAAACTTGCTCCACTTTTTCTCGCTCTCTTCCTTCTGAAAAGATCATGGTAGGAAGAAACCAAGTGTTCTCATGCGGTCCAGATGCAGATTTTGGAAGAGAAGTTACGCGCTCACCTGTTATTACTCCAATCCCAATTAATAACTGGCTACTTGTTTTCGTAAAGAGAGATTCGAACAAGGCTGAAAATTTCTTTCAAAAGATGATGGAATGTACAAGAAAGTTGGGGATTGATCTCAGCAAGCCCAGATTTCTTCAATTGAATGATGACAGAACAACAAGCTATAAAGATGCCATCTCTCAATCACTGAACCCATCCACACAGCTGGTGGTGTGTATATTCCCTACTTCCCGTGATGATAGATACAACGCCATAAAGAAATTATGCTGCGTCGACATGCCTGTCCCTTCGCAAGTCATCATTTCACGCACTTTACCCGATGACGCAAAAATGGGAAAGTTTCGGTCAGTGACAATGAAAATTGCTCTTCAGATCAACTGTAAGCTTGGTGGGGAACTCTGGACAGTTGACATCCCTCTTAAAGGACTTATGGTTTGTGGGATTGACGTTTATCATGATCCATTAAAAAGAGGAAAATCTGTTGCAGCATTTATTGCAAGTTCTAACAGGTTAATGTCTACTTGGTTTTCAAAAGCAATCATTCAACAACCTCACCAAGAGTTAATCGATAGTTTGAAACAGTGCTTTGTAAATGCATTGAAGAATTACTATGAGCTAAATCATGCTTTGCCAGAGCGTATCGTTATTTTCCGAGATGGAGTCGGTGATGGTCAACTAAACATAGTGGCTGAACACGAAGTGGTTCAacttcaatcatgttttgaaatGTTCTCAAAGGTTAAGGGGGATAAATATAACCCAATGCTAACAGTTGTGGTAGTTTCTAAACGCATCAACACAAAGTATTTTTCACTTGATTCGAAAGGTTTGTCTAATCCCTGCCCAGGCTCTGTGTTAGATCATACTGTGACACGACCAAACTGGCCGGATTACTTCTTGGTGTCTCAGCACGTAAGACAGGGTACCGTCTCACCTACACATTACATTGTAGTCAGTGGTCATGAAcatttaaaacccgatcaCATGCAACGTCTGTCATATAAACTCACACACATGTACTACAACTGGCCAGGAACCGTAAGAGTGCCCGCACCTTGCCAATATGCTCATAAACTTGCTTACCTTGTTGGTCAAAGCCTTGGGCAGCACCCTGCACCGCAACTTTGTAACaagctgttttatttataa
- the LOC104266268 gene encoding uncharacterized protein LOC104266268, with protein sequence MKVIYAGYAKTGTKTMAAVFNEFGYNTYDFFENSFYLGKDWVKIINEGGTVEDFRRMYKGVDAVLDSPTFIFWEEISEAYPEAKIIFSVRDEESWLRSLEKQVHSHVSEPKYLLMQMLSYSGWGLFRFTQATALVVIGAAIKWPWGPVNYNPTLWKRIYRNHNSNVLQVSSLFISLVIKPYRISLPEGYTLDSYPR encoded by the exons ATGAAGGTAATTTACGCTGGTTATGCTAAAACCGGTACCAAGACAATGGCTGCCGTGTTCAATGAGTTCGGCTACAATACGTACGACTTCTTTGAGAACTCGTTTTACCTCGGTAAGGATTGGGTAAAAATAATCAACGAAGGTGGAACCGTGGAAGATTTTCGAAGAATGTACAAAG GTGTCGATGCTGTGCTTGATTCgccaacttttattttttgggaggAAATATCAGAAGCTTACCCGGAAGCTAAG ATAATCTTTTCTGTGCGGGATGAAGAATCCTGGCTTCGTAGTTTGGAGAAGCAAGTACATTCTCATGTGTCTGAACCGAAGTATCTTTTAATGCAAATGCTCTCTTACTCAGGATGGGGCCTCTTTAGGTTTACTCAAGCTACTG cTCTTGTGGTTATCGGTGCCGCAATAAAGTGGCCTTGGGGACCAGTAAATTATAACCCAACATTATGGAAGAGAATTTATAGGAATCACAACAGCAACGTTCTGCAAGTGAGTTCTCTGTTTATATCGCTGGTTATTAAACCATATAGGATATCGTTGCCAGAAGGCTACACGCTTGATTCTTACCCACGATAA